ATTTTTTGCATAAAATGACATTTCATCAAATAAAATTTAATCTACTTTTATCAGAAAAATCGCATAAACCTATGACTTTCATCAAATTAAAATCATGAGTATTAACAATGTGCAATAAAGTGATCGTAAAGGGCAAAAAAGCAGATAAAGATCAAAGCTAAGTCTATGCTTTAAATATCCTTTTTAATAAAAAGGATGAAAATTTCTTTTAAGTTTCTGGATAAATAAAAAATTATTTTGAAAACAGAATATTAAAGCCTAAGTTTTATGGGATATAAAAAGTGACTACTTCATAAAACACTATCTTTCTGCCATATAATCATCAATACTGAAATAACCAATAAAAAAAATATTAATATATTCCCCGCTAATGGGGATTATTGATTATTAATCTATCATATCTGGAGGATAATTATCTATGAAGACGACTTTATCTCAAGCGACCCTTAATTTTTTACAACAGCCATTAGGTTCATTCATTAATGGCAAAGTCATTACCACAAAAACACAGGAATCCCTAGAGATTTTTAATCCGGCAACAGGTCTTGCCATTGCTAGCGTTCCTATCTGCAGTAAGCAGGATTTAGAAGAAGCTGTGCAATGTGCCCATGAATCATTTATTGATGGCAGATGGGCGAATATGCGCCCTGCGGAAAGAGAAAGAGTTTTATATAAACTCTCTGAACTACTTATCGAGCATCAAGAGACATTGGCACAACTAGAAACCTTAAACCAAGGAAAATGTATTCGTATGGCAAGAGCCATAGAAGTGGGATCTACCGCAGAATATATCCGCTATATTGCAGGCTGGTGTACGAAAATTACCGGTGATACCTTCGATATCTCTATCCCTTCCTCCTCTACAGATTTTACCTCTTATACTAAAAGATCGCCTATCGGTGTTGTCGGCGCTATCGCTCCTTGGAATTTTCCGCTCTCAATTGCCGCATGGAAAAGTGTTCCCGCCCTTGCCGCAGGTTGCTCTGTAGTCTTAAAACCGGCTCAAGAGACACCTCTTACAGCTCTATTTTTAGCAAAGCTTGCAATCGAAGCTGGCGTTCCTAAAGGGGTATTTAATGTATTGGTCGGCGCTGATGGCGATATTGGGCAGCAATTAGTTGAGCATCCCACCATTCGTAAAGTCACCTTTACAGGTTCTACCGCTGTAGGGAAAAAGGTAGGCAAAGCCGCTGTTGAACATATGGCGCACTTCTCCTTAGAATTAGGGGGGAAAAACCCGATGATTATCATGGATGATATCCCTATAAAGCAAGCTGTTGATGGCATTATGATCGGTGCATTTTTAAACTCAGGCCAAGTTTGCGCTGCTGCATCTCGCATTTATCTTCATGAAAATATTTATGAGGAAGTTAAAACTGAGCTTTCTAAAGTGATTAAAAATCTCGTGGTAGGAGATGGGCTTGATGAAAAAACACAAATCTCCCCTGTGGTCTCTGCCAAGCAGCAAGCAAGCATTAAAGCCCATATCGCAAAAGCTAAAGCAGAAGGCGCAACCATTTTAAGCGGAGCTATTCCAGAAGATTCTACTGGTTTCTATATTCCGCCGACCATCATTACCGATATCAAACCATCGGCACGAATTTTAGTAGATGAAGTATTTGGCCCTGTTGTAGCGCTTATCCCCTTTAAAGAAACTCAAGAAGTTATCAAACTTGCTAATGAGACGGAATATGGCTTAGCGGCGAGTATTTGGACCCACAATCTTAATGAGGCAATGCAGATTGTTCCTAAAATAGAAGCTGGAACGGTTTGGGTTAATGCCCATGTTTTAATAGATCCTGCCATGCCATTTGGAGGCGTGAAGCAATCAGGTATCGGGAGAGAATTTGGGAAAACCGCCGTAGAGAGCTTTACAGAATTAAAGTCTGTCTGTATTGCTTACCCTAAACTTCCACAATAATCGTTTTGTATTTAACCTCCCTTTATAGAAAAGGGTATATTAATAAAAAAAGCCCTGATGACCATCCATCAGGGCTCTTCTTTTTAGATATATAAATGAGCGATTTCTTTCTTTTTAACTAATAAATATATCCATCTCTTAACGTTATTCTTAAAATATCAACAGGATCTTCTCGATTACTCGTAGAAGTGACCACGTTGACGGAGAAGCTCACGGTTTAAGTTAGGGTTTTTCTCAAATGCAGCACGTCCATGCATCCAGAACTCATTATTTAATACCACTAAATTACCGACATTTAATTTAAGCTCAATAACGCTCTTATCAGACTCAATTGAATGAGAAAGTGCTTTTAAGAATTTCGCTTCTTCGATTGTTTCAGGATATGCAAACTGATCAATAAAGCAGATACATGGCTTATTATTTTTTAAGAAGAATAATTTACGGAAAACAACTTCTTGAACATTTTTACTAGGAGGCGCGATATATTGGAACTTATGCTCCCCTAA
The nucleotide sequence above comes from Ignatzschineria rhizosphaerae. Encoded proteins:
- a CDS encoding aldehyde dehydrogenase family protein, which gives rise to MKTTLSQATLNFLQQPLGSFINGKVITTKTQESLEIFNPATGLAIASVPICSKQDLEEAVQCAHESFIDGRWANMRPAERERVLYKLSELLIEHQETLAQLETLNQGKCIRMARAIEVGSTAEYIRYIAGWCTKITGDTFDISIPSSSTDFTSYTKRSPIGVVGAIAPWNFPLSIAAWKSVPALAAGCSVVLKPAQETPLTALFLAKLAIEAGVPKGVFNVLVGADGDIGQQLVEHPTIRKVTFTGSTAVGKKVGKAAVEHMAHFSLELGGKNPMIIMDDIPIKQAVDGIMIGAFLNSGQVCAAASRIYLHENIYEEVKTELSKVIKNLVVGDGLDEKTQISPVVSAKQQASIKAHIAKAKAEGATILSGAIPEDSTGFYIPPTIITDIKPSARILVDEVFGPVVALIPFKETQEVIKLANETEYGLAASIWTHNLNEAMQIVPKIEAGTVWVNAHVLIDPAMPFGGVKQSGIGREFGKTAVESFTELKSVCIAYPKLPQ